The Lutibacter sp. A64 genome segment TCTTCTTCAAAAAGATAACCTATAATTATGTTTCGTATCAATACTTTTAAATTATTAATGTGTTGTATTGCTTTTGTATTAAGTGCTTGTAGAACAACAAAAAAGAAATCATCAGTTACAGTATCAGAAATAAAACCTAATATATTATTTATTTTATGCGATGATTTAGGCTATGCTGATGTTGGCTTTAATGGATCTCCAGATATTAAAACTCCAAATTTAGATGCGTTAGCTAATAAAGGAACTATTTTTAAATCTGCTTATGTAACACATCCTTTTTGTGGACCAAGTAGAGCAAGTATAATGACTGGTCGTTATCCGCATACAATAGGATCTCAGTTTAATTTACCTCCAAATAGTGAAATTATTGGAGAAGGAATAGATGTAAACGAAACATTTATAAGTTCTACTTTGCAAAATGCTGGATACTATACAGGAGCATTAGGAAAGTGGCATTTGGGGGCTGTTGAAAAATACCACCCAAACAATAGAGGATTCGATGATTTTTATGGATTTTTAGGAGGAGGTCATAATTATTTTCCTGAACAATTTATGAAAGCTTATGAAATTAGAAAAAAAGCAGGAAACAAACATATTTTCGAATATTTATTGCCATTAGAACATAACGGAGAAGAAGTTGTAGAAACAGAATACGTTACAGATGCTCTGTCTAGAGAGGCTGTTCGTTTTGTTAATGATGCAGCTAAAACCAAAAAACCATTCTTTTTATATTTATCATATAATGCACCTCATACACCTTTAGAAGCTAAAAAAGAAGATTTAAAGTTGTTTGAATCTATTAAAGATGAAAAAAGAAGAACTTATGCAGCAATGGTTTATGCAGTTGATAGAGGAGTTAAAAAAGTGGTTGAAGCATTAAAAGAAACGAAACAATTAGAGAATACCTTAATTATATTTTTAAGCGATAATGGAGGTAGATTAGATCAAGGAGCAAATAATTATCCTTTAAAAGAAGGAAAAGGAAGTACTTATGAAGGTGGGTATAGAGTACCTATGTTTTTCTATTGGCCAAAACATATTGCCGCCGGAAAATATTATAGCCACCCAGTTTCTTCATTAGATTTTTATCCTACATTATCTTATTTAGCAAACGCAACTATTTCAAAAGATAAAATATTAGATGGTAAAAATATTTGGAAAAACATTCAAGAAAATAGCAATGCTAGAGTAGGAGAACCAATTTTTGCAATGAGACATCAAAAAGGATTTACTGACGCCGCTATAAGAATTGGTGAGTGGAAAGCTCTAAAAATTCACAGACAACATTGGAAATTGTTCAATATTGAAAATGATATTTCTGAAACCATTGATCTAAGTTTGAAGCATCCAGAAATTTTAACAAAATTAGTAAAGCAAAGTAAAGATTGGAGTACAACTCATACAAAACCTTTATGGTTTCATAGTGAAAAAACAGGTAAAGATTGGGAATCATTGAATATGCCAGATTTTGATACTCTTTTTCAAATTGAAAAATAAAGAGATTGCTTAATTTGGTATTTTAGTAAGGTCTATAAATTATTTTTTATACAAAGTTTCAATGTGACATATGTTATTACAAATCAAAAATATATTTATTATATTTGTAATAGATGAAATTAGTAGTTAAAAATTCAGAAAAACCTATAAATAAGAAACTATTTATCGAAAACAGGGAAGTTCCTTGTTTAGATGCATCATGGCATTACCATCTAGAATATGAATTGTTGTATATTTCACAAAGTAGCGGAATTCGTTTTGTAGGTGATAGCGTTTCCCCTTTT includes the following:
- a CDS encoding sulfatase-like hydrolase/transferase; translation: MFRINTFKLLMCCIAFVLSACRTTKKKSSVTVSEIKPNILFILCDDLGYADVGFNGSPDIKTPNLDALANKGTIFKSAYVTHPFCGPSRASIMTGRYPHTIGSQFNLPPNSEIIGEGIDVNETFISSTLQNAGYYTGALGKWHLGAVEKYHPNNRGFDDFYGFLGGGHNYFPEQFMKAYEIRKKAGNKHIFEYLLPLEHNGEEVVETEYVTDALSREAVRFVNDAAKTKKPFFLYLSYNAPHTPLEAKKEDLKLFESIKDEKRRTYAAMVYAVDRGVKKVVEALKETKQLENTLIIFLSDNGGRLDQGANNYPLKEGKGSTYEGGYRVPMFFYWPKHIAAGKYYSHPVSSLDFYPTLSYLANATISKDKILDGKNIWKNIQENSNARVGEPIFAMRHQKGFTDAAIRIGEWKALKIHRQHWKLFNIENDISETIDLSLKHPEILTKLVKQSKDWSTTHTKPLWFHSEKTGKDWESLNMPDFDTLFQIEK